One bacterium genomic window carries:
- the rpsG gene encoding 30S ribosomal protein S7, whose translation MPRRKKAEKRELKGDFKYTDPEVFAFINVLMKDGKKSTACKLFYKSMDIIRERTKEDPLSVFKKALNNVKPKLEVRPRRVGGATYQIPVEVPPRRSLALAIRWIIGTARARKGKGIAEKLADEFLEAEKGEGASVKKKEDTHKMAESNRAFAHYRW comes from the coding sequence ATGCCAAGGCGTAAAAAAGCAGAAAAAAGAGAATTAAAAGGTGACTTTAAGTACACTGACCCTGAGGTCTTTGCTTTTATCAATGTACTTATGAAGGATGGGAAGAAGAGTACAGCATGTAAACTATTTTATAAATCAATGGATATAATAAGAGAGAGAACCAAAGAAGACCCATTATCTGTTTTTAAGAAAGCATTAAATAATGTAAAACCAAAATTAGAAGTAAGACCAAGAAGGGTTGGAGGTGCAACCTATCAAATCCCTGTGGAAGTTCCACCGAGAAGGAGCCTTGCACTTGCAATAAGATGGATAATTGGCACTGCGAGAGCAAGGAAAGGTAAGGGAATTGCAGAAAAACTTGCAGATGAATTTCTTGAAGCAGAAAAAGGTGAAGGGGCAAGCGTTAAGAAAAAAGAAGACACTCATAAAATGGCTGAATCCAACCGCGCTTTTGCCCATTACAGATGGTAA
- the rpsL gene encoding 30S ribosomal protein S12 encodes MPTYNQLLRKKRSKKQKKSKSTALERNPQKRGVCLYVKTMTPKKPNSALRKIAKVRLTNGREVIAYIPGIGHNLQEHSIVLVRGGRVRDLPGVKYHILRGIFDAGGVEGRKKSRSKYGAKKPSEKSEKKAEG; translated from the coding sequence ATGCCTACTTACAATCAGCTTTTAAGAAAGAAAAGAAGCAAAAAACAAAAAAAATCAAAATCTACTGCTCTTGAAAGAAATCCACAGAAAAGGGGTGTTTGTCTTTACGTAAAGACAATGACTCCCAAAAAACCCAATTCTGCCTTAAGGAAAATAGCAAAGGTAAGATTGACCAATGGGAGAGAAGTAATTGCATATATTCCTGGGATTGGACACAATTTACAGGAACACTCAATTGTACTTGTAAGAGGAGGAAGGGTAAGGGACCTGCCTGGTGTTAAGTATCATATTTTACGTGGTATCTTTGATGCCGGAGGAGTTGAAGGCAGAAAAAAATCAAGGTCAAAATATGGAGCAAAAAAACCATCTGAAAAAAGTGAGAAGAAAGCGGAGGGTTAA